The DNA window AGAAACTAGGGCTTTCATCTAAAAAAGTAGAGGTGAGTGCTTGGATATTTCCAGTCGTTAAGTCTTTTTTTATTAAGTGATCTTGATTGATCATAATAACTTCGCTGCCGTCAGGTGAAATTTCACCACTATAACTTCTTCCTGCTGGACTGATTAATTGAATATTACTACCATCTTTATTCATCATATAAACTGATGGCGTACCAGATCTATCGGAGGTAAATAAAATAGATTGGCTATCTGGTGACCAACTTGGTTCAGTATTATTCCCTGCATTCTGGGTTAATTGTTGTAAGTTATTGCCATTTATATCTGTGAGATAGATATTTAATACTCCATCTTTGTTCGATGAAAATGCTAGGAGCGAATTATCTGGTGAAAATGCAGGTGCACCATTATGCCCCGGTAATGCAGCAATGACTTTGCGAGTCCGATTACTAATATCTTGTAAGACTAATAATGATTTGTGATTTTCAAAGATACTATACGCAATCTTTTTCCCATCAGCAGACCAAGCGGGAGACATAATTGGTTGATTACTATGGAAAATTGTTGCCTGATTATATCCGTCATAATCTGCTACTCTGAGATCGTAATCACCCGAATTAAGTTGTACAACATAAGCAATTCGAGTGCGGAAAGCACCACGAATACCAGTTAAACGTTCGAAAACATAATCACTGATTGTATGTGCTGCCCAACGTAACCATTTTATTGAGGTGGTAAAACTATTTTGGGATAGAATAGCACCTGTTTGTCCTGTTGCACCAATAGTATCAATGAGCTGATAAGATACTTTAAATTGTCCGTTTTCAGGAGTTACTTCTCCAATTACAATCGCATCAATGCCTAATTTAGCCCACACATTTGGGGTAACTTCGGCTGCAGTTGTAGGTAGTTGTGGCATACTAGAAGTTGGAATAGGATTAAATTTTCCACTATTACGCAAATCATCTGCAATAATAGTTGCAATATTCATAGGGGCTTCGCCTGGGCCATTCCATTTAAATGGAATTATTGCAATTGGGCGAGTGCTATCAACACCTTCATCAATTACAATCCGCACATTAGCTAATCCTGTTTGACTAAAACTAATTAGAAAGAGTAACCCTAAAAAATAGGCTAATATCTGCTTAAATTTTCTTTTTTGCATAACCAGTTTCCTTATATCATTTCAGGCGGAAATCAATAATTGGTTGACGATACTTTTCATAAATTGCATCTGAAGGGGCTACTGGTACTTTCTGCGTAAGACCAACAGCCCTGAGTGCAGAATTACAGATTTCATCATCACCGCTAACCTTATGATAGTTTAGAATTGTACCATCTCTCCCAAGTTCAATTTGAATAGAACAGGCTTTATTGTTAAAGCTCGTTTCTCTAATCCAACGGCGTTGAATTTCTTGTTTGATTAACGCTGCATATTGTTCACCGAGTTTACTGCCATTACCCGTACCGTCACCACCACTTTGCCCCGATGATCCTTGGCGGGTTTGATTACCACCTTGACTATTACCTCCAATATCTCCGCTATTGAGAAAATCATCTAGTGCATTTTGTTGGGCAATTTGCTCAGCTTTTTTCTTTGCCATTTCAGCTTTGCGTTTTGTTTCTTGTTCCGCTTTTTTCTTTGCTATTTCGGCTTTACGTTTTGCCTCTTGCTTAGCTTTTAATTTAGCTTCTTGTTCAGCTTTTAATTTAGCTTCTTGTTCAGCTTTTAATTTAGCTTCTTGTTCAGCTTTTAATTTAGCTTCTTGTTCAGCTTTTAATTTAGCTTCTTGTTCAGCTTTTAATTTAGCTTCTTGTTCAGCTTTTAATTTAGCTTCTTGCTCGGCTTTTAATTTAGCCTCTTGCTCGGCTTTTAATTTAGCCTCTTGTTCGGCTTTTAATTTAGCCTCTTGTTCGGCTTTTAATTTAGCCTCTTGTTCGGCTTTTAATTTAGCCTCTTGTTCGGCTTTTAATTTAGCCTCTTGTTCGGCTTTTAATTTAGCCTCTTGTTCGGCTTTTAATTTAGCCTCTTGTTCAGCTTTTAATTTAGCCTCTTGTTCAGCTTTTAATTTAGCCTCTTGTTCAGCTTTTAATTTAGCCTCTTGTTCAGCTTTTAATTTAGCCTCTTGTTCGGCTTTTAATTTAGCCTCTTGTTCGGCTTTTAATTTAGCCTCTTGTTCGGCTTTTAATTTTGCTTCCTGTTCAGTTTTTAGTTTTCCCCATTGGGTGGTATTGAGATCTGTATTGATCATAACTACACCGAGTAATTCTCCATTACCATCACCACCTCCCATAGCTTCAATTTTATTATTAAAAAATGATCCAAGAATGAATAATCCTATTAATAGAATATGTAGTAGGATTGAGAAGATAAGGGCGAGATAAAAACTTTTTTGTTGATTATTTTGCACAACAGATCCTATGATTAGAGCGGATTAGTCATTAGCCCGACACTTTTGATACCAGCTGAATGTAGTAAATTTAGTGCGTTAATTACTTCTTCATAAGGGACAGTTTTTTCACCACCTACTAGGAAAAGCTGTTGTGGATTTTTATCAAAAACTGTTTTTGCCATCTGAGTAACCATTTCACTTGTAAGCTGTTCGTGACGGATACCATCAATAGATAAAGTATAATTGCCTTTATCAGCAACTTCTAAAATAACGGGTTTTTGATCCTGATTTGAAACGGTTTGACTATCGTTAGAGTCAGGGAGATTAACTTGTACACTTTGGCTAATAATGGGGGCTGTTGCCATAAATATAAGTAATAATACTAACAACACATCTAAAAAAGGAATAATATTAATTTCCGATTTTATAGCACGGCGTTGACGGCGATTTGACATATTCCCTCTCTTTTAATTCAGCTAAATTAATTTTGGCTAAACACTTTACGGTGAAGAATTGTAATAAATTCATCAATAAAATTATTATAGTTTTGTTCTAGTTTATTAATTCTAAGGCTTAATCTGTTATATGCCATAACAGCAGGGATTGCAGTAAAAAGACCAATAGCAGTAGCGATTAATGCCTCGGCGATACCCGGTGCAATAACTTGTAATGTTGCTTGTTTTATACTTCCTAACGCAATGAAAGAATGCATAATTCCCCAAACAGTACCGAATAAACCAATATAAGGACTGATTGACGCAACTGTTGCTAAGAAAGGAACATTATTTTCTATTTGTTCAATTTCTCGATTCATCGTAAGATTCATCGCTCGGTGACTTCCTTGGATAATTGAATTGGGCGAATCAGTATTTTTTAAGCGACTAAATTCTTTAAAACCGACAAAAAAGATTTGTTCACTTGCCGATAGCCGATCTCTTCGATTAGATAAACCTTCATATAAACGGTTTAAATCTTCACCAGACCAAAAACGAGCTTCGAAAGAAACAGAATCTTTAAGCGCTTTATTAATAATTTTACTTCTTTGAATAATAATTGCCCAAGAGATAATTGAAAAGGCAACTAAGATTACAATAACAAGTTGGACAATAAGACTTGCTTTTAAAAAGAGTTCAAAAAAATTCAACTCTGCCATATAAACTCCATTATGTTTCAATATTTTATAGAAGTGCTTGTTTTATTTCACAAGGTAACACTATAGGTTTCATACTGTTTAGGTCAACACAAGCAATTTTTACTTTTGCTGTACAAATAATTTGATCATCTCGGATAAGTTGTTGTTCAAAGAGTACGCTTGCTTTTTTTACATTAGTTAAATATGTCTGTACACATAATTCATCATCAAGTTTAGCCGCTTGTAGGTAGTCTATTTCTATCTTTCGGACGACTAAAGCTAGTTGTTGATTATTTAATAAGTTTTGCTGTGAGAAACCTTTTTCACGTAAAAATTCCGTTCTAGCTCGTTCAAAAAAGCGTAAATAACTAGCGTGATAAACGATACCTCCCGCATCGGTATCTTCATAATAAATACGAATTGGAAGTTGAGAATATGTTGTCATTGATGAAGTTACCTTGTTAATCAAGCGTTAAAATTATTTCATTGTAATGAAGGCTAAAAATAACTGCAATGAATAATTATTGTCTATGTAATTCTAGTTTATGCTAAAAATAGCAATAGAGTACAAGAATGTAATAAATTTCAACCACTGTACTGACTGTTGTTAGTACAGTGGGATTTTTTAAAGTTTGAAATGAATGTTATTTAGTATTTTTATTCTCAAGTTGTGGAATAAAACTTTCTTGACTGGTAGTTAATAATCCAGCTTGAGTATAAACAGCTAATTTATCTCGAGTATCAGTAATATCAAGATTTCTCATAGTGAGTTGTCCGATACGATCCTGTGGTGTGAATGGGGCATTTTCGACTTTTTCCATACTCAAACGTTCTGCTTGATAAGTAAGGTTTGGCGATTCTGTATTGAGAATGGAGTAGTCGTTACCACGGCGTAATTCAAGGGTTACCTCACCTGTAATAGCACGTGCAACCCAACGCTGAGCGGTTTCTCTTAACATTAATGCTTGTGGATCAAACCAGCGTCCTTGGTATAGTAAACGCCCTAAACGTAATCCGTTGATTCGGTATTGTTCAATGGTATCTTCATTATGAATACCTGTTACTAAACGTTCGTAAGCGATATGTAAAAGAGCCATTCCCGGGGCTTCATAAATACCACGGCTTTTAGCTTCAATAATACGGTTTTCAATTTGATCACTCATTCCTAAACCGTGGCGTCCACCAATTTGATTGGCGGTAAGGAATAGAGCGACAGGATCAGTGAAAGTTTTTCCATTAATTGCAACTGGAATACCTTCTTCAAAACGAATAGTAACTTCCTCGGGTTTTATTACTACATCATCTCGCCAAAAAGCGACTCCCATAATAGGGTTAACAATCCGAATACCAGTATTTAAAAATTCAAGATCTTTGGCTTCGTGGGTTGCGCCTAACATATTAGAATCAGTTGAGTAGGCTTTTTCAACAGACATTTTGTAATTAAAGCCATTGGCAATTAAAAATTCAGACATTTCGTGGCGACCACCAAGTTCATCAATAAATTGTTGATCTAACCAAGGTTTATAAATTTTTAATTGTGGATTAGTCAGTAAACCGTAACGATAGAAACGTTCTATATCATTTCCTTTAAATGTTGAACCATCTCCCCAAATATTGACATCATCTTCTTTCATTGCAGTTACGAGCATTGTACCTGTAACCGCACGCCCTAAAGGAGTAGTGTTAAAATAGGTAATACCACCTGTACTAATATGGAATGCACCACATTGAATTGCTGCAATACCTTCGTGAGCTAATTGAGAACGGCAGTCAATTAAACGTGCTTTTTCTGCACCATACTCTAAAGCTTTGCGTGGAATAGCTTGATAATCATCTTCGTCAGGTTGCCCTAAATTTGCTGTATAAGCATAAGGAATAGCGCCTTTTTTCCGCATCCATAATAAAGCGGCACTGGTATCTAACCCACCAGAGAATGCGATACCTACTTTTTGTCCTAGGGGTAGAGTTTCAAGAATTGTTGTTGACATAATTATTCCTATTTTAGTTGTGTTAACGAACGGTATTTAAGTGCTTGCTTGAATAGAAAACAGTGATCGGATTTTTGATCGGTCTATTATTATTCAAATTAACAACGCTGTCTATAATAAATAAAAATTCAATAAAGTGAATAATTATTCATTGATAAATGATTTTAGCTTGAATATAGGCAAAATACTAGGGCATTTTAGTACAAGAATTATGCAGTGATAGGATAAAGTGTAGATATAATAAAGGTGGACTTGTAAAGATATACTGTTTTTAGCATATCCAGTGGTATTGCTGATTCTGATACTATTTTATTAAGTATTTAAAATCTCTTATAGCAATGGTAATAAAATCTTTTGGGATATGATATGTATTTAATATGCTACTCTTTTAAAATACATTTTTATATTTAAAACTATAAAATATTATCTCATTTAAACTAAATATCCTATTATTGAATAATAATTAATAATATCTCTAACACAGATAAATTTAAGCATAATGTCAATAAAATATAAATTTTTATAATTTATAAAAATATATGTAAATAATGTATTTTTATTTTTATAAATGATAAGGATTAAACAACCTGAAATGGGTATTGTTTTCTAATTAATAAAGCAGTCTAATTTAATCGAAATATTTATTTCCAGAAGTTATTTTATTAAGGAAAATGATTATGAAATTACTAAATAAAGAACAATGCTCAAAAATCTATGGTGGTGGAATTGGATTTGGAGAAGCCGTTGAAGGATTAATTGAAGGAATTATCAATGCTGCTCATGGTTCAGAAGGTGTTTTATCTTTTGCTGAAGCTTTGGGGGTATTTGAGTCTGAAGAAAAAGTAGATAAATATACTACTGATCCTGATATTCTTAAGATTGATGAAAATATTGCAAATACTTATTTATCTGAACTTCAACATCATAATGGCAGTGATAAAATAACGGATCAACAACGTGAAGATGCTATTGTCACTCTGCAACATGATGGAAGAGTATTTTTTAATCCAGAAAGTGAAAAATTTGAAGCATTAGGTGGTTCACCTCAGCATGGAGCATATTCATCAGCGGATATTAAAGATCCTTTTACACATAGAGAATTAGAGTATATTTTGAAGGCAAGTTTGTCTGATATTCATTCAACTGATTTAAATAAAGTGGCTAAAGGAATGGAAGAGTTAAAAAATGGTACCCGTGAAGGTGCATTCCATTACGATCCTAACGAGGGAAAATTTGTTGTTGGCTAATAATATAGAATTTTAATTAATAATAATTATATAAAATTTAAATATATGAATATGCCGTTATCTGATAAAAAAGGCTATTTTAATGATGTAGTTATTCCTAATAGGATAAATTATAATTTATTTTTTATTTTATTAACAACATTATTTATCTTAACCTTATTATTTTTATTTTTCGCAAAGTTTACATCAGAAATAAAAATAGATGGGTTAGTCTATCCAGATAAGGGCATTTTTTCTGTTCATTCTCCTATCTCTGGCTATGTTTATTTGCCTCAATATAAGAATAATACTATTAAAAAAGGAGAGGTATTAGCTTTTATTAATGATTCTAGAACATCAAGTTTATTTGCAAATGATGATAAAAATTATCAAGAAATTACAAAAAAATTAGCAAGCCTAATTTCAGATGATTCTTTAATTATCCAGAAAAAAGATGAAATATTAAAATATAATCAAATTAATGAAAGTAATATTAATAATGAATTAGATGTTTTAGCTAAACAAAAAGAACTTTTACAGAAACAAATTGATATCAAGCAAAAGATTATAAATAAATTTCATGAAGTCCAAAAACAAGGTGCGATATCCTTAGTTGAAGAAAATAAGGAAGATGATACATTATATGCTTTACAGCAACAATTAAATTCTCTTAATAATACTATCATAGAAAAAAAATTAGATTTAGAAAAGTTTCATAAATTAGATGAAGATACGAAAATTGATCTTCAATTAAAGAAAAATGAATCAGATAAAGAAACATTAATGTTATTACAACAGTTTAATAATTATATTGCAAGAAAAGAAGATATTATTTATGCACCTTTTGATGGAAAGGTTATTAATTTTGTAAAAAAGAATAATGATTTTATTAATGCTGATGAAGAAATTATGACTTTAAGTTATAAACAGTCACATAACCAAATTATTGCTTTTTTACCTATTACAAAAGCAGGAAGAGTAAAACTGAATAGTCAGGTAACAATTTATTTTAGCTCTTATAATTTTCACCGTTATGGTGTTGGAAGAGGGATTGTTAAAGAAATATCAATGTATCCTTATTCACCTGAAAGTATCTATCAAAAATACCATTTAAAAAACTCAGAACCAATATATGAAGTAATTATTAAGCCAACTAAAATACCAGAATCTATTTCAATTATTCCCGGTATGAATCTTAGTGTTGCCATTCCAGAAGAAACAAGAACATTAATTCAATGGTTTTTCTCCTCTTTATTTGAAACTAATTTGCAATTGACGCTTTAATCATTATATGAAAGAAAATAAGAATCTATCATTATCCCTTTTCCGTTCAGTCCCTATGATTTTTCAAAATAGTGCTGCTGATTGTGCTATTTCTTGTGTTATGATGATTGCGAATTATTATCAGAAATATATTACTTATGAACGAATAAAACAAATTATTCCTAATTATAAACAAGGTTGTTCGATTAATGATATTATTCAATTACTTGAAAAATTAGAATTAACAGCTTTTCCTTTTAGTTTAGAACAAGAAGAAGTCCAACAACTGAATTTACCCACTATCTTACATTGGGATCACAATCATTTTGTGGTTTTGGTTGCGATAAAAAATAAAAAATATATTATCCATGATCCAGATAAAGGAATATTAAAATTAAATAAATCTAAGTTTAATCAACATTTCTCTGGTGTTGCAATTAATATTACTAATAATACGCATTTAAAATTTATTGAAGATAAGAAAGAAAAAACACGATCTGTATTTCATTTTCTAAAAGGGATAAAAAATATTAAACCAACATTATCCTTTATACTTATTCTTCTTTTTATGCTTGAATTTATTAATTTAACTTTACCGCAATTAACACAAATAACTATTGATCAAGTACTGACAACTAATGATGAAAATTTACTTTATGTCGTAACCATAGCTTATTTTTTATTACTTTGTTTCCAATTATTATTTACAATTACCAGAGATTGGGGAGTAATATGGATAAGTGCCAATATTAATCTTGATTGGAGTATAAGTATATTTCGTCATATTCATTCTCTCTATGCAAGTTTTTTTAATACTAGAAGTATTGGAGATATAATCTCACGCATAAACTCTCTAGAGAAAATTAAAGATATAATTACAACACAATTTGTATCAGCAATCTTAGATAGCCTTATTGTTGTAATATCATTGATTATTATGTTTGCTTACAGTAAATTTTTATCTTTGGTGATCATATTAATTACAATAACATATTTTATTCTTAAGTTATTATATCTAAATTTACTAAGATCATTAAATGTTAGTGTGATAAGAAGTAAATCTAGACAGCAAAGTTTGTTAATTGAGAGTATAAAGAATAATTTAATATTTAGATTATATTCAAATCATACGACATTACATAATAATTATATCAATGCAACGACAGAACTGGTTAATCAGCAATCTCGCTTAGAATTGATGAATATATTTACCCGCAGTATAAATTTATTTCTTGCTGGTATAAGAAATATTGCTATTCTTTTTATTGGAGGAAAAATAGTTATCCATCAAGGTTTAACCATAGGTATGTTTGTTGCTTTTATAGCTTATTCAGAACAATTCTCTGTTCGTGCATCGAAACTTGTTGATTATTGGTTAAAAATAAAAATGATATCAGCCCATATCACACGAATAGATGATATATTAACTTCACCACAAGAGAAAAATAAAACAGGAAATAATAGAATTATTGAACATATTTCAGAAATAGAATTGAGGAATATATATTTTACCAGTGATAATGAACAAAAAAGTATATTGAAAAATATAAATTTACGTATTACATCAGGGCAAACTGTTCTTATCAAAGGATATAGTGGTAGTGGGAAAAGTTCTTTAATTAAACTTATTTTAGGCTTAGTAGAACCGTCCCATGGAGAATTACTTTTTAATGGTTTGGATTATTCCCAGATAGGTAAGGATCAAATTAGAAAAATAGCAGGTGTAGTTTTACAAGAAAATGGATTATTAACAGGCAATATTTTATATAATATCACTTTAGATACATCATCTACGATTGAAGACGTCATAGAGTTAACTCAAAAATTAGGGATACATTCAATTATTGACAAACTTCCTATGGGATATTTTACTTATATTAGTGATGCGGGAAATATTTTATCTGGAGGACAAATTCAGAAAATAATTATTGCAAGGGCATTATTTAAACAACCTAGCTTACTTATTTTTGATGAAGCAACTAGTAATTTGGATCATCAATCAGAATTACAGGTTAATAATGTCATTATGCAATCTCCAGCAATAAAAATTATTATCAGCCATAAAAATGAAATTGGGATTAAACCAGATATTGTTATTATTATGCACGAAGGGCAGATTGTTAAACTATTCGATAATAATAAAGATAATAGTACAGTAGAATAAGAAAATTAATTAGCTACAAGTAGTATTATTAATAAGATAATAATTTTTGCTTAATAGCTTTTATTTTTTTAAAATCTGTAATTCTAATTTTAAGATCATCTTCAATTGAATTGCCCATAATGACAGGAGAAATCCGTTTCATTTGGCTATTTCGATATTTTTTACCTGATAAATGTAATTCATTTACACCAGTGGTAGTGATTATTTCAACTGCATTTTCGGCATTAACACCTGCTCCAGCCATAATACTAATTCTTCCCTGAGCTTGTTTGACCAATTCAGTTAACATTTTTCGTCCTTTAAATGCATTAATTGCTTGTCCTGATGTTAAGACACGATGACAACCTAAATTAATTAAGTCTTCTAAAGCTTGTTTTGGATCAGCACAAAGATCAAATGCCCGATGGAAAGTGATCCCCATACCGTTAGCGGCTTGAATCAGATGACGACAAACGGTCAAATCTATTTCAGCATTTGATGTTAAAGCACCAATAACAACACCATTCGCACCAAGTTGTTTGGCAATCTGAATATCTTCAAGCATCATTTGAACCTCTAATCGATTAAATAGAAAATCGCCTGATCTTGGGCGAATCATGACATAACTTTCAACCGAAAGGTTTTTTACAACGTATTTAATGAGAGAATAAGCAGGCGTAATTCCACCAACATCTAAAGATCCACAAAGTTCCAGTCGATCAGCACCAGCTTTAACTGCGGTTAAAGCAGATTCAATATTATCAACGCACACTTCAATTTTCATTTTATTTCTCTGTTTTTAAAGACGGTTTAAAAGAGGAATAGAATTGTCATTTTTTGGCAAAAATTACAAGAAAAATTTTATTTCCATGCTACACTTTCCACTATTTTATGCTATTTATGGTTTGAAGGTAGAAGATGGTACGCCGAATTTTTGTGCTTTTAGCATTAGTTTTGTTTTATTCTAATCCAGCGGTATCTGGGCTTTTCTCAAATAAAAGAACAGATTATTTGCCCGTAGAGCAAGCTTTTCAGCTTTCAGCTGAAAGAAATGAAAAAATAGTACAGTTTAATTGGTATATTGCTGAAGGTTACTATTTATATCAAAAAGAGTTAAAAATCACTGAAAATGGTAAAATATTACCTTTAAAAATTCTTTCAAATAGTCAGGAACATCAAGATCCTTACTTTGGAAAAACAGAAATTTTTACACAGCAATTACAGCTACAAGTAGTTCCGACTAATTTATCGCCAAATTCAATACTTGAAGTAAGTTATCAAGGTTGTACGGAAGGATTATGCTATCCCCCTCAAACTGATGTGATAAAAATAACTGATCTACCACAAATATCTAATAAAACACAAAGTAGCAATGAACAAAATAATTTCCAAGATCGTTTTACCACAGAACAACAGAATTTAGCATATAAACTGTTTCAGCATAAATATGCGATTTTATGGTTCTTTTTACTTGGGCTTGGTTTGGCTTTTACGCCTTGTGTCCTGCCAATGTTACCACTGCTATCTGCGATTGTTATTGGTCGCCAAATTCGACCAAATAGTTGGCGAGCCTTGAGTTTAAGTTTTGTTTATGTGCAAGGTATGGCACTTACTTACACCATACTTGGTTTAGTTGTTGCGACTGTTG is part of the Mergibacter septicus genome and encodes:
- the tolR gene encoding colicin uptake protein TolR; translation: MSNRRQRRAIKSEINIIPFLDVLLVLLLIFMATAPIISQSVQVNLPDSNDSQTVSNQDQKPVILEVADKGNYTLSIDGIRHEQLTSEMVTQMAKTVFDKNPQQLFLVGGEKTVPYEEVINALNLLHSAGIKSVGLMTNPL
- a CDS encoding peptidase domain-containing ABC transporter, with translation MKENKNLSLSLFRSVPMIFQNSAADCAISCVMMIANYYQKYITYERIKQIIPNYKQGCSINDIIQLLEKLELTAFPFSLEQEEVQQLNLPTILHWDHNHFVVLVAIKNKKYIIHDPDKGILKLNKSKFNQHFSGVAINITNNTHLKFIEDKKEKTRSVFHFLKGIKNIKPTLSFILILLFMLEFINLTLPQLTQITIDQVLTTNDENLLYVVTIAYFLLLCFQLLFTITRDWGVIWISANINLDWSISIFRHIHSLYASFFNTRSIGDIISRINSLEKIKDIITTQFVSAILDSLIVVISLIIMFAYSKFLSLVIILITITYFILKLLYLNLLRSLNVSVIRSKSRQQSLLIESIKNNLIFRLYSNHTTLHNNYINATTELVNQQSRLELMNIFTRSINLFLAGIRNIAILFIGGKIVIHQGLTIGMFVAFIAYSEQFSVRASKLVDYWLKIKMISAHITRIDDILTSPQEKNKTGNNRIIEHISEIELRNIYFTSDNEQKSILKNINLRITSGQTVLIKGYSGSGKSSLIKLILGLVEPSHGELLFNGLDYSQIGKDQIRKIAGVVLQENGLLTGNILYNITLDTSSTIEDVIELTQKLGIHSIIDKLPMGYFTYISDAGNILSGGQIQKIIIARALFKQPSLLIFDEATSNLDHQSELQVNNVIMQSPAIKIIISHKNEIGIKPDIVIIMHEGQIVKLFDNNKDNSTVE
- the ybgC gene encoding tol-pal system-associated acyl-CoA thioesterase, with amino-acid sequence MTTYSQLPIRIYYEDTDAGGIVYHASYLRFFERARTEFLREKGFSQQNLLNNQQLALVVRKIEIDYLQAAKLDDELCVQTYLTNVKKASVLFEQQLIRDDQIICTAKVKIACVDLNSMKPIVLPCEIKQALL
- the tolA gene encoding cell envelope integrity protein TolA — translated: MQNNQQKSFYLALIFSILLHILLIGLFILGSFFNNKIEAMGGGDGNGELLGVVMINTDLNTTQWGKLKTEQEAKLKAEQEAKLKAEQEAKLKAEQEAKLKAEQEAKLKAEQEAKLKAEQEAKLKAEQEAKLKAEQEAKLKAEQEAKLKAEQEAKLKAEQEAKLKAEQEAKLKAEQEAKLKAEQEAKLKAEQEAKLKAEQEAKLKAEQEAKLKAEQEAKLKAEQEAKLKAEQEAKLKAEQEAKLKAKQEAKRKAEIAKKKAEQETKRKAEMAKKKAEQIAQQNALDDFLNSGDIGGNSQGGNQTRQGSSGQSGGDGTGNGSKLGEQYAALIKQEIQRRWIRETSFNNKACSIQIELGRDGTILNYHKVSGDDEICNSALRAVGLTQKVPVAPSDAIYEKYRQPIIDFRLK
- a CDS encoding copper homeostasis protein CutC, which gives rise to MKIEVCVDNIESALTAVKAGADRLELCGSLDVGGITPAYSLIKYVVKNLSVESYVMIRPRSGDFLFNRLEVQMMLEDIQIAKQLGANGVVIGALTSNAEIDLTVCRHLIQAANGMGITFHRAFDLCADPKQALEDLINLGCHRVLTSGQAINAFKGRKMLTELVKQAQGRISIMAGAGVNAENAVEIITTTGVNELHLSGKKYRNSQMKRISPVIMGNSIEDDLKIRITDFKKIKAIKQKLLSY
- a CDS encoding HlyD family secretion protein → MNMPLSDKKGYFNDVVIPNRINYNLFFILLTTLFILTLLFLFFAKFTSEIKIDGLVYPDKGIFSVHSPISGYVYLPQYKNNTIKKGEVLAFINDSRTSSLFANDDKNYQEITKKLASLISDDSLIIQKKDEILKYNQINESNINNELDVLAKQKELLQKQIDIKQKIINKFHEVQKQGAISLVEENKEDDTLYALQQQLNSLNNTIIEKKLDLEKFHKLDEDTKIDLQLKKNESDKETLMLLQQFNNYIARKEDIIYAPFDGKVINFVKKNNDFINADEEIMTLSYKQSHNQIIAFLPITKAGRVKLNSQVTIYFSSYNFHRYGVGRGIVKEISMYPYSPESIYQKYHLKNSEPIYEVIIKPTKIPESISIIPGMNLSVAIPEETRTLIQWFFSSLFETNLQLTL
- the tolB gene encoding Tol-Pal system beta propeller repeat protein TolB; its protein translation is MQKRKFKQILAYFLGLLFLISFSQTGLANVRIVIDEGVDSTRPIAIIPFKWNGPGEAPMNIATIIADDLRNSGKFNPIPTSSMPQLPTTAAEVTPNVWAKLGIDAIVIGEVTPENGQFKVSYQLIDTIGATGQTGAILSQNSFTTSIKWLRWAAHTISDYVFERLTGIRGAFRTRIAYVVQLNSGDYDLRVADYDGYNQATIFHSNQPIMSPAWSADGKKIAYSIFENHKSLLVLQDISNRTRKVIAALPGHNGAPAFSPDNSLLAFSSNKDGVLNIYLTDINGNNLQQLTQNAGNNTEPSWSPDSQSILFTSDRSGTPSVYMMNKDGSNIQLISPAGRSYSGEISPDGSEVIMINQDHLIKKDLTTGNIQALTSTFLDESPSFSPNGIMILYSSTQGVGKVLQLVSSDGRFKARLPGNGQIKFPAWSPYLTHN
- the tolQ gene encoding protein TolQ; translated protein: MAELNFFELFLKASLIVQLVIVILVAFSIISWAIIIQRSKIINKALKDSVSFEARFWSGEDLNRLYEGLSNRRDRLSASEQIFFVGFKEFSRLKNTDSPNSIIQGSHRAMNLTMNREIEQIENNVPFLATVASISPYIGLFGTVWGIMHSFIALGSIKQATLQVIAPGIAEALIATAIGLFTAIPAVMAYNRLSLRINKLEQNYNNFIDEFITILHRKVFSQN
- the argG gene encoding argininosuccinate synthase, which translates into the protein MSTTILETLPLGQKVGIAFSGGLDTSAALLWMRKKGAIPYAYTANLGQPDEDDYQAIPRKALEYGAEKARLIDCRSQLAHEGIAAIQCGAFHISTGGITYFNTTPLGRAVTGTMLVTAMKEDDVNIWGDGSTFKGNDIERFYRYGLLTNPQLKIYKPWLDQQFIDELGGRHEMSEFLIANGFNYKMSVEKAYSTDSNMLGATHEAKDLEFLNTGIRIVNPIMGVAFWRDDVVIKPEEVTIRFEEGIPVAINGKTFTDPVALFLTANQIGGRHGLGMSDQIENRIIEAKSRGIYEAPGMALLHIAYERLVTGIHNEDTIEQYRINGLRLGRLLYQGRWFDPQALMLRETAQRWVARAITGEVTLELRRGNDYSILNTESPNLTYQAERLSMEKVENAPFTPQDRIGQLTMRNLDITDTRDKLAVYTQAGLLTTSQESFIPQLENKNTK